A genomic window from Vitis riparia cultivar Riparia Gloire de Montpellier isolate 1030 chromosome 18, EGFV_Vit.rip_1.0, whole genome shotgun sequence includes:
- the LOC117907719 gene encoding carbon catabolite repressor protein 4 homolog 1-like isoform X1 translates to MGLQESESLTCKVNVTLPYTTPVVGVKFKPAVRVAGITSLQAPQHNKKFSWYREKITCSVHHLQLATIQCMSCVALDMPVRESYYCSKQCFLDLWPQHKARHCLAAESVSKASNDCYSLMGRLRSSGSWTGFGIGSIFVESETLVEREGKTWIKVGSSETYVPSMDDFGFCLMFESLAIDCSLGFPLSEIKSIMTDPVIIPPHPCPRHMIQIQHLKEPRNIVFESQSSNADTFSVLSYNILSDIYASRNAHVKCPGWALAWEYRRKNLLLEITGYDADIICLQEVQSDHFENYFKPKLTKRGYSVTYKKKAMQVYTANQFISDGCATFFRHDRFKEIIKYELEFDKTALSVVEGLEPDQRTQGQIRLMKGNIALVIILERVENGSSLGAFQPRICVANTHIYANPNLPDVKLCQVASLVKGLEKIAQSQIPLLICGDMNSLPGSDPHKFLVTGRICPVSSKETADPLGIYNLLKLQHSIPLVSAYSSLLCSGRVKEDEKKKMNQETKEPVFTNLSGGNSSTLDYIFHTENDLEVEGLLELLNSETVGDALPSALWSSDHIALMANFRFKQAFCREPHSPPPQNPWHQAAPLS, encoded by the exons ATGGGTTTGCAAGAATCCGAAAGCCTCACATGTAAAGTGAATGTGACCCTTCCCTACACTACTCCGGTCGTCGGCGTCAAGTTCAAACCCGCGGTTCGAGTTGCGGGCATAACCTCCCTTCAAGCTCCCCAGCATAACAAAAAATTCAGTTG GTACCGGGAAAAGATTACTTGTTCTGTGCACCATCTTCAGCTTGCTACCATCCAGTGTATGTCTTGTGTGGCATTAGATATGCCTGTCAGAGAAAGTTACTATTGCTCTAAGCAGTGCTTCTTAGATTTATGGCCGCAACACAAGGCACGTCATTGTCTTGCTGCTGAAAGTGTCAGTAAGGCTTCAAATGATTGTTACAGTTTGATGGGAAGGCTGAGAAGTAGTGGCTCTTGGACTGGCTTTGGAATTGGCTCAATATTTGTTGAGAGTGAAACACTGGTGGAACGAGAAGGGAAAACATGGATTAAGGTGGGCTCATCAGAAACTTATGTGCCCTCAATGGATGATTTTGGCTTCTGTTTGATGTTTGAATCTTTAGCAATAGATTGTTCGCTTGGATTTCCCTTGTCTGAAATAAAGAGCATCATGACTGATCCGGTAATCATTCCTCCCCACCCTTGCCCTCGTCATATGATCCAAATTCAACACCTGAAGGAACCTAGGAACATCGTTTTTGAGTCTCAATCTTCTAATGCTGATACTTTTAGTGTGCTATCCTATAACATCCTTTCCGACATTTATGCTAGTAGGAATGCACACGTAAAATGTCCTGGATGGGCTCTTGCATGGGAGTATCGTCGGAAAAATTTGCTCCTTGAGATTACTGGATATGATGCAGATATCATCTGTCTCCAGGAG GTACAAAGTGATCATTTTGAGAATTACTTTAAACCCAAGCTAACAAAACGTGGCTACTCAGTTACTTACAAGAAAAAAGCCATGCAG GTGTACACAGCTAATCAATTTATAAGTGATGGGTGTGCTACATTTTTCCGACACGACCGattcaaagaaataataaaatatgag cTTGAGTTTGATAAAACAGCATTGTCAGTGGTTGAAGGATTGGAACCAGACCAAAGGACTCAGGGCCAAATTCGTTTGATGAAG GGTAATATTGCACTTGTTATAATATTAGAAAGAGTGGAAAATGGCAGCTCTCTTGGTGCTTTTCAGCCTAGAATTTGTGTG GCAAACACTCATATATATGCCAACCCAAACCTTCCAGATGTAAAACTATGCCAG GTTGCAAGTCTTGTTAAAGGACTAGAGAAAATTGCTCAATCACAAATTCCTCTTTTAATTTGTGGGGACATGAACTCTCTTCCTGGAAG TGATCCTCATAAGTTTCTAGTCACTGGTAGAATTTGTCCTGTCAGTAGCAAGGAGACAGCTGATCCATTGGGTATATATAATCTTCTCAAGCTTCAACACTCGATTCCTCTG GTAAGTGCCTATTCATCTTTACTTTGTTCGGGGAGAGTGAAGGAAGatgaaaagaagaagatgaaccAGGAGACAAAAGAGCCTGTATTCACCAATCTTTCTGGAGGAAACTCATCAACTTTGGATTATATTTTTCACACAG AGAATGATTTGGAGGTTGAAGGTCTTTTGGAGCTTCTCAACTCCGAAACTGTAGGTGATGCTCTTCCATCAGCTTTATGGTCATCTGATCATATTGCCCTCATGGCAAATTTCAGATTTAAGCAAGCTTTCTGCAGGGAGCCGCACTCACCACCTCCTCAAAATCCATGGCACCAAGCTGCGCCTCTGTCATAG
- the LOC117907719 gene encoding carbon catabolite repressor protein 4 homolog 1-like isoform X3, which yields MGLQESESLTCKVNVTLPYTTPVVGVKFKPAVRVAGITSLQAPQHNKKFSWYREKITCSVHHLQLATIQCMSCVALDMPVRESYYCSKQCFLDLWPQHKARHCLAAESVSKASNDCYSLMGRLRSSGSWTGFGIGSIFVESETLVEREGKTWIKVGSSETYVPSMDDFGFCLMFESLAIDCSLGFPLSEIKSIMTDPVIIPPHPCPRHMIQIQHLKEPRNIVFESQSSNADTFSVLSYNILSDIYASRNAHVKCPGWALAWEYRRKNLLLEITGYDADIICLQEVQSDHFENYFKPKLTKRGYSVTYKKKAMQVYTANQFISDGCATFFRHDRFKEIIKYELEFDKTALSVVEGLEPDQRTQGQIRLMKGNIALVIILERVENGSSLGAFQPRICVANTHIYANPNLPDVKLCQVASLVKGLEKIAQSQIPLLICGDMNSLPGSDPHKFLVTGRICPVSSKETADPLGIYNLLKLQHSIPLVSAYSSLLCSGRVKEDEKKKMNQETKEPVFTNLSGGNSSTLDYIFHTGIPDIYLSCCRGLSFSPIGIHSMYDFAAKFALPHTNCIVSI from the exons ATGGGTTTGCAAGAATCCGAAAGCCTCACATGTAAAGTGAATGTGACCCTTCCCTACACTACTCCGGTCGTCGGCGTCAAGTTCAAACCCGCGGTTCGAGTTGCGGGCATAACCTCCCTTCAAGCTCCCCAGCATAACAAAAAATTCAGTTG GTACCGGGAAAAGATTACTTGTTCTGTGCACCATCTTCAGCTTGCTACCATCCAGTGTATGTCTTGTGTGGCATTAGATATGCCTGTCAGAGAAAGTTACTATTGCTCTAAGCAGTGCTTCTTAGATTTATGGCCGCAACACAAGGCACGTCATTGTCTTGCTGCTGAAAGTGTCAGTAAGGCTTCAAATGATTGTTACAGTTTGATGGGAAGGCTGAGAAGTAGTGGCTCTTGGACTGGCTTTGGAATTGGCTCAATATTTGTTGAGAGTGAAACACTGGTGGAACGAGAAGGGAAAACATGGATTAAGGTGGGCTCATCAGAAACTTATGTGCCCTCAATGGATGATTTTGGCTTCTGTTTGATGTTTGAATCTTTAGCAATAGATTGTTCGCTTGGATTTCCCTTGTCTGAAATAAAGAGCATCATGACTGATCCGGTAATCATTCCTCCCCACCCTTGCCCTCGTCATATGATCCAAATTCAACACCTGAAGGAACCTAGGAACATCGTTTTTGAGTCTCAATCTTCTAATGCTGATACTTTTAGTGTGCTATCCTATAACATCCTTTCCGACATTTATGCTAGTAGGAATGCACACGTAAAATGTCCTGGATGGGCTCTTGCATGGGAGTATCGTCGGAAAAATTTGCTCCTTGAGATTACTGGATATGATGCAGATATCATCTGTCTCCAGGAG GTACAAAGTGATCATTTTGAGAATTACTTTAAACCCAAGCTAACAAAACGTGGCTACTCAGTTACTTACAAGAAAAAAGCCATGCAG GTGTACACAGCTAATCAATTTATAAGTGATGGGTGTGCTACATTTTTCCGACACGACCGattcaaagaaataataaaatatgag cTTGAGTTTGATAAAACAGCATTGTCAGTGGTTGAAGGATTGGAACCAGACCAAAGGACTCAGGGCCAAATTCGTTTGATGAAG GGTAATATTGCACTTGTTATAATATTAGAAAGAGTGGAAAATGGCAGCTCTCTTGGTGCTTTTCAGCCTAGAATTTGTGTG GCAAACACTCATATATATGCCAACCCAAACCTTCCAGATGTAAAACTATGCCAG GTTGCAAGTCTTGTTAAAGGACTAGAGAAAATTGCTCAATCACAAATTCCTCTTTTAATTTGTGGGGACATGAACTCTCTTCCTGGAAG TGATCCTCATAAGTTTCTAGTCACTGGTAGAATTTGTCCTGTCAGTAGCAAGGAGACAGCTGATCCATTGGGTATATATAATCTTCTCAAGCTTCAACACTCGATTCCTCTG GTAAGTGCCTATTCATCTTTACTTTGTTCGGGGAGAGTGAAGGAAGatgaaaagaagaagatgaaccAGGAGACAAAAGAGCCTGTATTCACCAATCTTTCTGGAGGAAACTCATCAACTTTGGATTATATTTTTCACACAGGTATTCCAGATATTTATCTGAGCTGTTGCCGTGGATTAAGTTTTTCACCTATCGGAATACATTCAATGTATGATTTTGCTGCTAAGTTTGCATTGCCTCACACAAACTGTATAGTGTCTATCTG A
- the LOC117907719 gene encoding carbon catabolite repressor protein 4 homolog 1-like isoform X2 produces MGLQESESLTCKVNVTLPYTTPVVGVKFKPAVRVAGITSLQAPQHNKKFSWYREKITCSVHHLQLATIQCMSCVALDMPVRESYYCSKQCFLDLWPQHKARHCLAAESVSKASNDCYSLMGRLRSSGSWTGFGIGSIFVESETLVEREGKTWIKVGSSETYVPSMDDFGFCLMFESLAIDCSLGFPLSEIKSIMTDPVIIPPHPCPRHMIQIQHLKEPRNIVFESQSSNADTFSVLSYNILSDIYASRNAHVKCPGWALAWEYRRKNLLLEITGYDADIICLQEVQSDHFENYFKPKLTKRGYSVTYKKKAMQVYTANQFISDGCATFFRHDRFKEIIKYELEFDKTALSVVEGLEPDQRTQGQIRLMKGNIALVIILERVENGSSLGAFQPRICVANTHIYANPNLPDVKLCQVASLVKGLEKIAQSQIPLLICGDMNSLPGSDPHKFLVTGRICPVSSKETADPLGIYNLLKLQHSIPLVSAYSSLLCSGRVKEDEKKKMNQETKEPVFTNLSGGNSSTLDYIFHTGIPDIYLSCCRGLSFSPIGIHSMYDFAAKFALPHTNCIVSIWKPDTSLDLYRR; encoded by the exons ATGGGTTTGCAAGAATCCGAAAGCCTCACATGTAAAGTGAATGTGACCCTTCCCTACACTACTCCGGTCGTCGGCGTCAAGTTCAAACCCGCGGTTCGAGTTGCGGGCATAACCTCCCTTCAAGCTCCCCAGCATAACAAAAAATTCAGTTG GTACCGGGAAAAGATTACTTGTTCTGTGCACCATCTTCAGCTTGCTACCATCCAGTGTATGTCTTGTGTGGCATTAGATATGCCTGTCAGAGAAAGTTACTATTGCTCTAAGCAGTGCTTCTTAGATTTATGGCCGCAACACAAGGCACGTCATTGTCTTGCTGCTGAAAGTGTCAGTAAGGCTTCAAATGATTGTTACAGTTTGATGGGAAGGCTGAGAAGTAGTGGCTCTTGGACTGGCTTTGGAATTGGCTCAATATTTGTTGAGAGTGAAACACTGGTGGAACGAGAAGGGAAAACATGGATTAAGGTGGGCTCATCAGAAACTTATGTGCCCTCAATGGATGATTTTGGCTTCTGTTTGATGTTTGAATCTTTAGCAATAGATTGTTCGCTTGGATTTCCCTTGTCTGAAATAAAGAGCATCATGACTGATCCGGTAATCATTCCTCCCCACCCTTGCCCTCGTCATATGATCCAAATTCAACACCTGAAGGAACCTAGGAACATCGTTTTTGAGTCTCAATCTTCTAATGCTGATACTTTTAGTGTGCTATCCTATAACATCCTTTCCGACATTTATGCTAGTAGGAATGCACACGTAAAATGTCCTGGATGGGCTCTTGCATGGGAGTATCGTCGGAAAAATTTGCTCCTTGAGATTACTGGATATGATGCAGATATCATCTGTCTCCAGGAG GTACAAAGTGATCATTTTGAGAATTACTTTAAACCCAAGCTAACAAAACGTGGCTACTCAGTTACTTACAAGAAAAAAGCCATGCAG GTGTACACAGCTAATCAATTTATAAGTGATGGGTGTGCTACATTTTTCCGACACGACCGattcaaagaaataataaaatatgag cTTGAGTTTGATAAAACAGCATTGTCAGTGGTTGAAGGATTGGAACCAGACCAAAGGACTCAGGGCCAAATTCGTTTGATGAAG GGTAATATTGCACTTGTTATAATATTAGAAAGAGTGGAAAATGGCAGCTCTCTTGGTGCTTTTCAGCCTAGAATTTGTGTG GCAAACACTCATATATATGCCAACCCAAACCTTCCAGATGTAAAACTATGCCAG GTTGCAAGTCTTGTTAAAGGACTAGAGAAAATTGCTCAATCACAAATTCCTCTTTTAATTTGTGGGGACATGAACTCTCTTCCTGGAAG TGATCCTCATAAGTTTCTAGTCACTGGTAGAATTTGTCCTGTCAGTAGCAAGGAGACAGCTGATCCATTGGGTATATATAATCTTCTCAAGCTTCAACACTCGATTCCTCTG GTAAGTGCCTATTCATCTTTACTTTGTTCGGGGAGAGTGAAGGAAGatgaaaagaagaagatgaaccAGGAGACAAAAGAGCCTGTATTCACCAATCTTTCTGGAGGAAACTCATCAACTTTGGATTATATTTTTCACACAGGTATTCCAGATATTTATCTGAGCTGTTGCCGTGGATTAAGTTTTTCACCTATCGGAATACATTCAATGTATGATTTTGCTGCTAAGTTTGCATTGCCTCACACAAACTGTATAGTGTCTATCTG GAAACCTGACACCTCTCTGGATTTATATAGAAGGTGA